The proteins below are encoded in one region of Shewanella algae:
- a CDS encoding tetratricopeptide repeat protein — MMRKLTLLLGLSLALSTQAATIDEIDAAANQIDIDTLSLYADNSQGYQQAYANYRLAVSANVLGQLQTRDLALATAAESLAQPNFNKDGEALALLSAVYGMQITANPSQSATLGKAAGKSLQDARQLAPNSPRVALIGAISSFYTPVEYGGSSDRALQEIERALKLYANPCSDICWGHAEAYTWRGVIQQQQGQSKAASQSWQQALALDPDYAWAGFLLSKQTQQ; from the coding sequence ATGATGCGTAAACTCACACTGTTATTGGGCCTGAGTCTGGCCCTCTCAACCCAGGCAGCCACCATTGATGAAATCGATGCCGCTGCAAATCAAATCGACATTGACACCTTGAGCCTCTACGCCGACAACAGTCAGGGATATCAACAGGCCTACGCTAACTATCGTTTGGCTGTCAGCGCCAATGTACTTGGCCAGCTTCAGACCCGGGATCTGGCCTTGGCCACTGCGGCCGAAAGCCTGGCTCAACCGAACTTCAACAAGGACGGCGAAGCTCTGGCACTTCTGTCTGCTGTTTATGGTATGCAGATAACCGCCAATCCAAGCCAGTCGGCAACTCTGGGGAAAGCTGCAGGCAAGTCTCTGCAAGATGCCAGACAACTGGCGCCCAACAGCCCCAGAGTCGCGCTCATTGGCGCCATCTCCAGTTTCTATACGCCAGTCGAGTATGGTGGCAGCAGCGACAGAGCCCTGCAGGAAATTGAACGCGCCCTGAAACTCTATGCCAATCCCTGCAGCGATATCTGCTGGGGTCACGCCGAAGCCTACACCTGGCGGGGAGTGATACAGCAACAGCAGGGGCAATCCAAAGCCGCCAGCCAGAGTTGGCAACAAGCGCTGGCACTGGATCCTGACTACGCCTGGGCGGGTTTTCTTCTGTCAAAACAAACGCAGCAATAA
- a CDS encoding sensor histidine kinase yields MQDPQTQTELKLAKYYLVNLAFYFIPLFIMPVSPWQWLASLLVLPPFIYCYFRAYGADRAKMHWPILGIILLAILITPANPGSLSLFTFAAFFIGFFYPLRLLLPALLLIALVLLALNQLLGFNGLYFVYYGCGLTAAISLLGVAERKRQQAKRQARRSEEEIRALATMLERERIGRDLHDLMGHQLSSIALKAELANKLLQKNDLQASREQLTELAQIARDSLSQIRRAVADYRHQGLDSCCAQLCRRLREKGLAVSLEGELPVLSPLAESQLILILTELVSNILRHSDATEAHLSFTLEPQLTICLRDNGTIRFKPTLGNGLKGIAERLALLGGELQIDTAKGFSALLLLPRQQLLSAQGEGIEKAKSTVKTEITENMDKLAQEQHKNPLEGQV; encoded by the coding sequence ATGCAGGATCCACAGACTCAAACCGAACTCAAACTGGCCAAATACTATCTTGTCAATCTGGCCTTTTACTTTATCCCACTGTTTATTATGCCGGTGTCACCCTGGCAATGGCTCGCCAGCCTGCTGGTTTTGCCGCCCTTTATCTACTGTTATTTTCGCGCCTATGGCGCCGATAGGGCTAAAATGCACTGGCCAATTCTGGGGATCATCCTACTGGCTATTTTGATCACCCCCGCCAACCCGGGTTCTTTGTCGCTGTTTACCTTCGCCGCCTTCTTTATCGGCTTTTTTTATCCTCTCAGGCTGCTCTTGCCGGCATTATTGCTGATTGCCCTGGTGCTACTGGCATTGAATCAGTTGCTGGGTTTTAACGGCCTCTATTTTGTCTATTATGGCTGCGGCCTGACAGCCGCTATCTCTCTGCTTGGGGTCGCCGAGCGCAAACGCCAACAGGCCAAACGACAAGCCCGCCGTAGCGAAGAGGAGATCCGTGCCCTGGCGACCATGTTGGAGCGGGAGCGTATCGGCAGAGATCTGCACGACCTCATGGGACATCAACTCTCTTCCATCGCCCTCAAGGCCGAGCTGGCGAACAAGCTGCTGCAAAAAAATGATCTGCAAGCCAGTCGAGAACAACTCACTGAACTGGCGCAGATTGCCCGTGACAGCCTGAGCCAAATTCGCCGTGCTGTGGCCGACTATCGGCATCAGGGGCTTGATAGCTGCTGCGCCCAACTCTGTCGGCGCTTGCGCGAAAAAGGCTTGGCGGTCAGCCTGGAGGGGGAACTGCCTGTGCTGTCGCCACTGGCAGAAAGCCAACTGATACTGATCCTGACCGAACTGGTGAGCAATATTCTCAGGCACAGTGATGCCACAGAGGCACACTTGAGCTTTACCCTGGAGCCTCAACTTACTATTTGCCTGAGAGACAACGGCACGATAAGGTTCAAACCCACTCTGGGGAACGGCCTCAAAGGCATAGCCGAGCGGCTTGCCCTCTTGGGTGGCGAGCTGCAAATCGATACAGCAAAGGGTTTCAGCGCTCTTTTACTGCTGCCCAGACAACAGCTGTTATCGGCCCAGGGAGAGGGCATTGAGAAAGCAAAGAGCACAGTGAAGACCGAGATTACCGAGAACATGGACAAGCTCGCCCAAGAGCAACACAAAAATCCTCTGGAGGGCCAGGTATGA
- a CDS encoding response regulator transcription factor: MKILLAEDQAMVRGALAGLLQLSGDFSVTQATDGDQALALLKTEDFQLLLTDIEMPGTSGLELAAWVAREQPALKTIIITTFGRAGYIKRALEAGVCGFLLKDAPVEELVEAIAKVMQGKKVIAPELAMLALGEQDPLSDKERRALRLAAEGKSSGEIAAALFISEGTVRNYLSEAINKLGASNRIDAARIAKQKGWL, encoded by the coding sequence ATGAAGATATTGCTGGCGGAAGATCAAGCCATGGTTCGCGGCGCGCTTGCCGGCCTGCTGCAACTCTCCGGGGACTTCAGCGTCACTCAGGCCACGGATGGCGACCAGGCATTGGCACTGCTCAAGACCGAGGATTTTCAACTGCTGCTGACAGATATCGAAATGCCCGGCACTTCAGGGCTGGAGCTGGCTGCCTGGGTCGCCCGAGAGCAACCTGCGCTGAAGACCATTATCATCACCACCTTTGGCCGCGCCGGCTATATCAAACGGGCGCTGGAGGCCGGTGTCTGCGGCTTCCTGCTAAAGGATGCTCCGGTGGAGGAACTGGTCGAGGCCATAGCCAAGGTGATGCAGGGTAAAAAAGTCATTGCCCCCGAACTGGCCATGCTGGCTCTTGGGGAGCAAGACCCGCTATCCGACAAAGAACGCCGCGCCCTGCGACTGGCCGCCGAGGGCAAGAGCAGTGGCGAGATTGCCGCCGCACTCTTCATCAGTGAAGGCACGGTACGCAACTATCTGTCGGAAGCCATCAACAAGCTGGGAGCCTCCAATCGT